The proteins below are encoded in one region of Chitinophagales bacterium:
- a CDS encoding NTP transferase domain-containing protein, with amino-acid sequence MISQQHKKHADLLKPALGFFARNEWAIVGAPCADIKMLADAIISSLSPQFACAYVDADHAKEDDAVTLPGKLASGAVMEYTDKISHHQFEFKKTLHAFQFRQLMHDADIVLVNGNHHQAKTQVVVIHPARKDSLRKRIQQLTNVQLILLAGGAEDIFDFVKEALPGVEKIPVYRITAKEMIISFFHEKMKAAKPVLKGLVLAGGKSLRLGSDKGRISWHGKEQRLFMAELLQQCCKDVFISCREEQQEELHSSFKTITDTFLGLGPYGAILSAFRQQPDAAWLVVACDLPLLHEDVLRFLVEHRNTARIATAFESPHDGLPEPLIAIWEPKSYAVLLSFLAQGYSCPRKVLINSDAAVIKVPSANALMNVNTQEDLIKAKQLLLNNS; translated from the coding sequence ATGATTTCTCAGCAGCATAAAAAACATGCGGATCTCCTGAAACCCGCGCTTGGCTTTTTCGCAAGAAATGAATGGGCCATCGTAGGTGCTCCGTGTGCCGATATCAAAATGCTGGCAGATGCAATCATCAGCAGCCTGTCGCCGCAATTTGCATGTGCCTATGTTGATGCGGACCATGCTAAAGAAGATGATGCGGTGACATTGCCTGGAAAGCTTGCCTCCGGCGCCGTGATGGAATACACGGACAAGATCAGCCATCATCAGTTCGAATTTAAAAAGACCTTGCATGCATTTCAGTTCCGGCAGCTGATGCATGATGCTGATATTGTTTTGGTAAACGGCAATCATCATCAGGCCAAAACGCAGGTGGTGGTGATACATCCGGCCAGGAAAGATTCGCTGCGAAAAAGAATACAGCAGCTTACCAATGTACAGCTGATTTTACTGGCCGGCGGTGCGGAAGATATTTTTGATTTCGTGAAGGAAGCCCTGCCAGGCGTGGAGAAGATTCCCGTTTACCGGATAACGGCGAAGGAAATGATCATCAGCTTCTTTCACGAAAAGATGAAGGCCGCCAAACCTGTGCTGAAAGGATTAGTGTTGGCAGGCGGTAAAAGCCTGCGGCTTGGCAGTGATAAGGGAAGAATCAGCTGGCACGGGAAAGAACAGCGGCTATTCATGGCGGAGTTGTTGCAGCAATGCTGTAAGGATGTTTTTATTTCCTGCCGGGAAGAGCAACAAGAGGAACTGCATTCGTCATTCAAAACAATCACCGATACCTTCCTTGGATTGGGGCCGTATGGCGCTATCCTCTCGGCCTTTCGCCAACAGCCTGATGCAGCGTGGCTGGTGGTTGCCTGTGACCTGCCCTTGCTCCACGAAGATGTCTTGCGTTTCCTCGTCGAGCATCGCAACACTGCCCGCATTGCCACTGCTTTCGAAAGCCCGCATGACGGATTACCGGAGCCGCTGATCGCGATCTGGGAACCGAAGAGTTATGCAGTGTTATTGTCATTTCTTGCACAGGGTTATTCCTGCCCAAGAAAGGTGCTGATCAACAGCGATGCTGCTGTCATCAAAGTACCTTCCGCCAATGCGTTGATGAATGTGAATACACAGGAAGATTTGATAAAAGCAAAGCAGCTATTACTAAACAACAGCTGA
- a CDS encoding ABC transporter permease, which translates to MSSGRREYVIAKWVDPVFLDLYNSAKFVTRFFKEVFQPPFEFREIVRQCFEIGYKSLPLTTLTGFVTGIVFTNQSRPSLAEFGAASWLPSLIAIAIIRALAPLVTALIAAGKVGSNIGAELGSMKVSEQIDAMEVSAVNPFKFLVVSRVLATTLTVPVLMIYSAFVGLMGSYLNVHMNELTSFTAFFQSAFQQITFLDIFSSLFKAIVYGFTIGIVACYKGFNATQGTQGVGRAANTSVVISMFLIFIEEILIVQVITWMRMK; encoded by the coding sequence ATGAGTTCCGGACGCAGAGAGTATGTTATAGCCAAATGGGTCGACCCGGTTTTTCTCGACCTGTACAATTCCGCTAAGTTTGTCACACGCTTTTTTAAGGAGGTGTTTCAGCCGCCTTTTGAGTTCCGCGAAATCGTCAGGCAGTGTTTTGAGATCGGCTATAAGTCGCTGCCATTAACCACCTTAACCGGCTTCGTTACCGGCATCGTCTTCACCAATCAGTCGCGACCCTCGCTGGCTGAATTCGGTGCCGCCTCCTGGCTGCCTTCTTTGATAGCCATCGCCATCATCAGGGCATTGGCTCCCCTCGTCACCGCCCTGATAGCCGCCGGAAAGGTGGGCTCCAATATCGGTGCCGAGCTCGGTTCCATGAAGGTGAGCGAGCAGATTGACGCGATGGAAGTGTCGGCCGTGAACCCCTTTAAATTCCTGGTGGTGAGCAGGGTGCTGGCCACCACGCTCACGGTGCCGGTGCTGATGATCTACAGCGCTTTTGTAGGACTGATGGGCTCCTACCTCAATGTACACATGAATGAGCTCACGAGCTTCACTGCATTTTTTCAGTCAGCTTTTCAGCAGATCACCTTCCTCGATATCTTCTCTTCCCTGTTCAAGGCTATTGTGTACGGCTTTACCATCGGCATCGTGGCCTGCTACAAAGGATTTAATGCCACACAGGGAACACAGGGTGTCGGCAGGGCGGCCAATACTTCTGTCGTTATATCAATGTTCCTTATTTTTATTGAAGAAATACTGATCGTGCAGGTGATAACCTGGATGAGAATGAAGTAA
- a CDS encoding ATP-binding cassette domain-containing protein translates to MRKKKEVIDEQQVVISLKGIYKSFGELHVLSDVNLDVYKGENVVVLGRSGTGKSVLIKIISGLLKPDRGTVNVLGLQVNELNEKQLQALRLKIGFSFQGSALYDSMTVRENLEFPLVRNLRSLKTAEINDAVNEVLEAVGLQDKIDQMPADLSGGQRKRIGIARTLILKPEIMLYDEPTAGLDPITCMEINELINEVQHRYHTSSIIITHDLTCAKATGDRIAMLMEGRFLRVGSFEDVFESGDERVKSFFDYNFIQ, encoded by the coding sequence ATGCGGAAAAAGAAAGAGGTCATAGATGAGCAGCAGGTGGTGATTTCACTGAAGGGAATATACAAGTCCTTCGGAGAGCTGCACGTGCTGAGCGATGTGAATCTCGATGTATACAAAGGCGAAAACGTGGTGGTCCTGGGCCGTTCTGGTACGGGCAAGTCAGTGCTGATAAAAATCATCTCCGGGCTGCTGAAACCTGACCGCGGCACGGTGAATGTGCTCGGCCTGCAGGTGAACGAGCTGAATGAAAAGCAGCTGCAGGCATTGCGGCTGAAGATCGGATTTTCATTCCAGGGCAGTGCTTTATACGACAGCATGACGGTACGGGAAAACCTTGAGTTTCCACTCGTGCGGAACCTGAGAAGCCTTAAGACGGCCGAAATCAATGATGCGGTGAATGAAGTACTGGAAGCTGTTGGCCTGCAGGATAAAATTGATCAGATGCCGGCTGACCTGTCAGGCGGACAAAGGAAGAGAATCGGCATAGCACGCACGCTGATCCTGAAACCGGAGATCATGCTCTATGATGAGCCGACCGCCGGGCTCGATCCCATCACTTGCATGGAAATAAATGAACTCATCAATGAAGTGCAGCATCGTTATCATACCAGTTCTATCATCATCACACACGACCTTACCTGTGCCAAAGCCACAGGCGACCGTATCGCCATGCTGATGGAAGGGCGGTTTTTAAGGGTCGGCAGTTTTGAAGATGTGTTTGAATCAGGCGATGAAAGGGTGAAAAGTTTTTTTGATTACAACTTTATACAATAA
- a CDS encoding CPBP family intramembrane metalloprotease: MIRRRFPMDGMHPLLQLLLLTSLTLILIFLFTMLAMFLVKPMFGITTIDIVLQQALSNPNGVAMNPNQVNAIKLLQFMSSLGGFFVPAIMFALLKWPGGDFLRLRRRYSLWLLPLAALVLASAGPFISYMYTLNQQLDLPSFLDPVEKMIRDSADSNEKMTALFIRMPLPIDLFINLIVIAIIPALAEELFFRGCVQQVMKEWLRNAHLAIWVTAFVFSFIHFEFYGFVPRMLLGGLLGYLFYWSGNLWVPIVAHAFINGGQIIMAYLHEHGMIQFDIAGDDALPASVIVISTFMLAALLFFFRKVSDRRKFIF, translated from the coding sequence ATGATACGCCGACGCTTTCCGATGGATGGTATGCATCCTTTACTGCAACTGCTGCTGCTGACCTCACTCACCCTTATTCTCATTTTTCTGTTTACCATGCTCGCCATGTTCCTGGTGAAGCCAATGTTTGGTATCACCACCATTGATATCGTGCTGCAGCAAGCCCTCAGTAATCCCAATGGTGTTGCCATGAACCCCAACCAGGTGAATGCCATCAAGCTGCTGCAGTTCATGTCGTCACTCGGCGGATTTTTTGTGCCTGCCATCATGTTCGCCCTGCTGAAATGGCCCGGTGGCGATTTCCTTCGTTTGCGGCGCCGATATTCGCTCTGGTTGCTGCCATTGGCGGCCCTCGTGCTTGCATCGGCAGGGCCCTTCATCAGTTATATGTACACCCTGAATCAGCAACTTGATCTTCCTTCCTTCCTTGATCCTGTCGAAAAAATGATCAGGGATTCCGCCGACTCCAATGAGAAGATGACAGCGTTATTTATCAGGATGCCGCTGCCGATAGATCTTTTCATCAACCTCATAGTGATTGCCATCATTCCCGCCTTAGCCGAGGAATTATTCTTCCGCGGTTGTGTACAACAGGTTATGAAAGAATGGCTGAGAAATGCCCACCTGGCCATCTGGGTCACCGCTTTTGTATTCAGCTTCATCCATTTTGAGTTTTACGGATTTGTTCCAAGGATGCTGCTGGGCGGCCTGCTTGGTTACCTGTTTTACTGGAGTGGTAACTTATGGGTACCGATTGTTGCACATGCTTTTATAAACGGCGGGCAAATCATCATGGCTTACCTGCACGAACACGGCATGATACAGTTCGACATTGCGGGCGATGATGCCCTTCCCGCTTCCGTCATCGTGATCAGTACTTTTATGCTGGCAGCGTTGTTGTTTTTTTTCAGGAAGGTCAGCGACCGGCGAAAGTTTATTTTCTGA
- a CDS encoding HesA/MoeB/ThiF family protein, whose product MNTSLEALRYSCQLLLPDFGEDKQRLLQEAKVLMIGAGGLGCPAAQYLAAAGVGCITIADFDTVAISNLHRQILFTPEDVGKNKAAIACSKLQQQNPQVILHAFAEKVTAANVMKLIGDHDIVVDGTDNFETRYLINDACFLLGKPSVYGAIYQYEGQVAIWNVANDDGTRSPNYRDVFPDVNAALIPNCAEGGVIPTLAGIIGCMQANEVIKLITQTGEPLTGKMLLLNAQSLQSRIISIGRTTHTLIKQLPETIPVALITVEEVMQHLDDRTFELIDVRSTAERNTFDIGGKHFPGAELESRLQSISHDKPVVFYCASGKRSAEAVKLFKKHFPEASAYSLDGGMKEWKEKLFSR is encoded by the coding sequence ATGAACACTTCCCTGGAAGCACTCCGTTACAGTTGCCAGCTATTGTTGCCGGATTTCGGGGAAGATAAGCAACGCCTGTTGCAAGAAGCGAAAGTGCTGATGATTGGTGCCGGCGGATTGGGTTGTCCTGCTGCACAGTATCTTGCTGCGGCCGGCGTGGGATGTATTACAATCGCTGACTTCGACACCGTTGCTATCAGCAACCTGCACCGTCAGATTCTGTTCACGCCGGAAGATGTGGGAAAGAATAAAGCAGCGATAGCGTGCAGCAAATTACAACAGCAAAATCCGCAGGTGATCCTGCATGCTTTTGCAGAAAAGGTGACCGCCGCCAATGTGATGAAGCTGATTGGTGATCATGACATCGTTGTGGATGGCACGGATAATTTTGAAACACGTTACCTGATTAATGATGCCTGCTTCCTGCTTGGCAAGCCATCGGTGTACGGCGCCATTTACCAGTACGAAGGACAGGTGGCCATCTGGAATGTCGCAAATGATGACGGAACACGTTCTCCCAACTACCGCGATGTTTTTCCCGATGTGAATGCTGCCCTGATTCCCAACTGTGCCGAAGGCGGCGTGATTCCTACGCTGGCCGGAATTATCGGTTGCATGCAGGCCAATGAGGTGATCAAACTCATCACGCAGACAGGCGAGCCGCTTACCGGTAAAATGCTGCTGCTGAATGCACAGTCATTGCAAAGCCGCATCATCAGCATAGGAAGAACAACCCATACGCTCATTAAACAGCTTCCCGAAACTATTCCGGTGGCGCTGATTACCGTGGAGGAGGTCATGCAGCATCTTGACGACCGGACATTTGAATTGATTGATGTGCGTTCAACAGCAGAGCGCAATACTTTTGATATCGGCGGCAAACATTTTCCGGGTGCCGAACTGGAAAGCAGGCTGCAAAGCATAAGTCATGATAAGCCCGTTGTTTTTTATTGTGCTTCCGGTAAACGCAGCGCAGAGGCGGTGAAGCTTTTCAAGAAACATTTTCCGGAAGCGAGCGCCTATTCGCTGGACGGAGGAATGAAGGAATGGAAGGAAAAACTATTCAGCCGCTGA
- a CDS encoding DUF2007 domain-containing protein, which translates to MQQEEWMKVYETPYMHQAIIVQSLLKEHHIEAVILNQQDSSYITIGEISVCVALKDSADALNIVEASFSEE; encoded by the coding sequence ATGCAACAGGAAGAATGGATGAAAGTATATGAAACACCTTACATGCACCAGGCAATCATCGTGCAAAGCCTGTTGAAAGAGCACCACATCGAAGCGGTAATATTGAATCAGCAAGACTCTTCTTATATTACCATCGGTGAAATCAGTGTGTGCGTGGCACTCAAAGATTCGGCTGACGCGCTAAATATTGTAGAAGCATCCTTTTCTGAAGAATAG
- a CDS encoding MlaD family protein, with the protein MAISSNRRSIVVGIFILIGLAFFITGVLAIGSLNKSFIRKVEITTVFDDVGGLQQGNNIWFSGVKIGTVKDMSFFGESQVLVVMNIDQKAQPFIHNNAKAKISSDGLIGNKIIVIYGGSADKPAIKEGDRLGVDKAYTTEDMFNTLQENNVNILAITTDFKEIGKKIMSGEGTLGKLLVDKTLYNNLEATTKTLSEAAENAKQVSAEIKSYTTKLNEGDGLANELVTDTMVFSKIRQSVTQLNQIVKDASAVVSSLEASVNDPSSPLGVIMTDDSTAQSMKATIKNLEEGSVKLNEDLEAMQHSFLLRGYFKDQEKEKKKQQQ; encoded by the coding sequence ATGGCTATCTCAAGCAACAGGCGTTCAATTGTAGTTGGCATCTTTATCCTGATCGGACTGGCATTCTTCATTACCGGCGTTCTGGCAATAGGCAGCCTGAATAAAAGCTTTATCAGGAAAGTGGAAATCACCACCGTGTTCGACGATGTCGGCGGACTGCAGCAGGGAAATAATATCTGGTTTTCCGGTGTGAAGATCGGCACCGTAAAGGACATGAGTTTCTTCGGCGAGTCGCAGGTGCTGGTGGTTATGAACATCGATCAGAAAGCACAACCCTTCATCCATAACAATGCGAAAGCCAAGATCAGCTCCGACGGTCTGATCGGGAACAAGATCATCGTCATATACGGTGGCAGCGCTGACAAGCCTGCGATAAAGGAAGGCGACCGGCTGGGTGTTGACAAGGCATATACTACGGAAGACATGTTCAACACGCTACAGGAAAATAACGTGAACATCCTGGCCATCACCACTGATTTCAAAGAGATCGGCAAGAAGATTATGAGCGGTGAAGGCACACTCGGGAAGTTGTTGGTTGATAAGACGCTGTACAATAACCTGGAAGCGACTACAAAAACATTAAGTGAAGCTGCGGAAAACGCGAAGCAGGTGTCTGCCGAAATAAAATCCTACACTACCAAACTGAATGAAGGCGACGGGCTGGCCAATGAACTTGTCACCGACACGATGGTCTTCAGCAAAATCAGGCAATCTGTTACACAGCTCAATCAGATTGTGAAAGATGCCAGTGCTGTAGTCAGCAGCCTCGAAGCATCGGTGAATGATCCTTCATCGCCGTTGGGTGTTATCATGACCGACGATTCCACGGCGCAAAGCATGAAGGCCACCATCAAAAACCTGGAAGAGGGTTCGGTGAAGCTGAATGAAGACCTGGAAGCCATGCAGCATAGCTTCCTGCTGCGCGGTTATTTTAAAGACCAGGAGAAGGAAAAGAAAAAGCAACAACAATAA
- a CDS encoding phosphatidate cytidylyltransferase yields MNDLPRRAVTAIAFAAVMLGGIMLHEYVFLLLMLIIHTGCLWEYNRLIRSMQEYNPHQRKTATVYTIVSGTLIFYLLGTGFRFLPYVNEYIYFLVVPLLLGYLVLELFLQSPSPLRNAGLQVTGIVYITFPLAMALFFPYAHENGVWFPVRCGLILGIVLLVWTNDTMAYFAGSLFGKHKLFPSVSPAKSWEGFAGGLIFSILTGWLLSLYFPQFGAAGWMTTGAIVSIFGTIGDLVESMIKRAAGVKDSGSFMPGHGGFLDRFDAFIFCIPFVFGFYMMTLLMK; encoded by the coding sequence ATGAATGATCTGCCAAGACGGGCCGTTACTGCCATTGCCTTCGCCGCAGTAATGCTCGGAGGAATAATGTTGCATGAATATGTTTTTCTCCTGCTGATGCTGATCATACACACCGGTTGCTTATGGGAATATAACAGGCTGATACGTTCCATGCAGGAATATAATCCGCATCAGCGAAAGACAGCCACGGTGTATACTATTGTTTCCGGTACACTGATTTTTTACCTGCTCGGAACAGGATTCCGGTTTCTTCCTTACGTGAATGAATACATCTACTTCCTCGTGGTTCCCTTGCTGCTTGGATACCTCGTGCTGGAATTGTTTCTGCAAAGTCCGTCACCGTTGCGCAATGCAGGCCTTCAGGTAACCGGTATTGTTTATATCACCTTTCCGCTCGCCATGGCATTGTTTTTTCCATATGCACATGAAAACGGCGTATGGTTTCCTGTACGCTGCGGATTGATACTGGGCATCGTATTATTGGTTTGGACGAATGATACCATGGCCTATTTTGCCGGATCGCTATTCGGTAAACACAAGCTGTTTCCATCGGTATCGCCTGCCAAATCATGGGAAGGATTTGCCGGCGGATTAATTTTTTCCATCCTGACCGGCTGGCTCCTCTCGCTGTATTTTCCGCAATTCGGCGCTGCAGGCTGGATGACAACAGGAGCCATTGTTTCCATTTTCGGCACCATCGGCGACCTCGTTGAATCGATGATTAAAAGAGCTGCCGGCGTGAAAGACTCGGGTTCATTCATGCCCGGCCATGGCGGTTTCCTCGACCGTTTTGATGCCTTCATTTTTTGCATTCCTTTCGTATTTGGCTTTTATATGATGACACTGTTGATGAAATGA
- the fdhD gene encoding formate dehydrogenase accessory sulfurtransferase FdhD codes for MKIAGSSRTETTDDVVKEAPLEISIAYGSAGHRKKELLAVTMRTPGHDFDMVTGWLFAEHIIERFADIISIRFTGHFDDPALQENALLVELSADVKVDLSAKKRFITNSACGFCGSSAFDVSSHEGTYIPMVNGETIPQNIISRLPEMIQSGQGLFSTTGGSHAVALFSFDGKPLKSFEDVGRHNAMDKLIGYMLKQQSIPLTNTMAVFSGRLSYELVQKALAAGIPVLCSIGAPTSLAIELADDFNMTVVGFLKKDRMNIYCGAERIALKTNDDQP; via the coding sequence ATGAAAATTGCCGGAAGCAGCCGCACGGAAACGACAGATGATGTGGTGAAAGAAGCGCCGCTCGAAATAAGTATCGCTTATGGCAGCGCAGGACATCGTAAAAAGGAATTGCTCGCTGTTACCATGAGAACGCCGGGCCATGACTTTGACATGGTTACGGGATGGCTTTTCGCCGAACACATTATTGAGCGCTTTGCAGATATTATTTCCATTCGCTTCACCGGACATTTTGATGATCCTGCTTTACAGGAAAATGCTTTGCTGGTGGAACTTTCCGCTGATGTGAAGGTTGACCTTTCCGCCAAAAAGCGATTCATCACCAATTCAGCCTGCGGATTCTGCGGAAGCAGTGCCTTCGATGTATCGTCACATGAAGGCACTTACATTCCAATGGTAAACGGAGAAACGATTCCGCAAAATATTATCAGCCGATTGCCGGAAATGATTCAATCCGGGCAAGGGCTGTTTTCGACAACCGGCGGATCGCATGCCGTAGCGTTGTTCTCCTTTGATGGCAAGCCGCTCAAAAGTTTTGAAGATGTCGGCCGCCATAATGCCATGGATAAACTCATTGGTTACATGCTGAAACAGCAATCTATTCCATTAACCAACACGATGGCCGTTTTTAGCGGGCGGCTGAGTTATGAACTGGTGCAGAAAGCGCTGGCCGCCGGCATACCTGTACTGTGTTCTATTGGCGCGCCGACGAGCCTGGCGATTGAACTGGCGGATGATTTTAATATGACGGTTGTGGGTTTCTTAAAAAAAGACCGGATGAATATCTACTGCGGCGCAGAAAGAATTGCGCTGAAAACAAATGATGATCAGCCATGA
- the moaC gene encoding cyclic pyranopterin monophosphate synthase MoaC translates to MKDFTHLDEDGKVKMVDVGEKQVSRRVAVAQSVVVLPAAIAAKFSDGDIRTKKGSVFQTAILAGIMAAKKTAALIPLCHPLSLENCNITIQMRNTNELVIECTTAITAKTGVEMEALTGASVAALTVYDMCKAMSHHIVIKETKLLSKTGGKNDFSAA, encoded by the coding sequence ATGAAAGATTTTACGCATTTGGATGAGGATGGAAAGGTGAAGATGGTGGATGTAGGGGAGAAGCAGGTCTCCCGCCGTGTTGCCGTGGCACAAAGCGTGGTTGTTTTACCGGCAGCTATTGCTGCAAAATTCAGCGATGGTGATATCCGGACAAAAAAAGGATCTGTTTTTCAAACAGCCATTCTCGCCGGCATCATGGCTGCCAAAAAAACAGCAGCGCTGATTCCTTTATGTCACCCGCTCAGCCTGGAAAATTGCAACATTACGATTCAGATGAGGAATACGAATGAACTTGTGATTGAATGTACAACAGCCATTACAGCCAAAACAGGTGTTGAAATGGAAGCGCTAACCGGCGCATCGGTGGCAGCACTTACGGTGTATGACATGTGTAAAGCGATGAGTCACCACATAGTGATTAAAGAAACAAAGTTGCTCAGTAAAACCGGTGGAAAAAATGATTTCTCAGCAGCATAA
- a CDS encoding phosphatidylserine decarboxylase family protein, translating into MRIHKEGTATLLLMAAVLLIINAALLILLPLPQWLQAMLILLSTGFYLFLISFFRNPKRNTLMNDAVIIAPADGKVVVIEETVETEYFHAPRRQVSIFMSPANVHVNRNPISGEVKYVRHHPGKFLVAWHPKSSTENERTTVVIANDKTELLMRQIAGILARRIVNYLQPHQKVAQGEAFGFIKFGSRVDLFLPLHAKIAVQLNQDVRGGETVIASID; encoded by the coding sequence ATTCGCATTCACAAAGAAGGAACCGCCACATTGTTGCTGATGGCAGCAGTGTTGCTGATCATCAACGCAGCGTTGCTGATATTGCTTCCGCTTCCACAATGGCTGCAGGCAATGCTGATATTGCTGAGTACCGGGTTTTATCTGTTCCTCATTTCCTTCTTCCGTAACCCAAAGCGAAATACGCTTATGAATGATGCGGTGATCATTGCACCGGCAGACGGTAAAGTGGTGGTGATAGAAGAAACTGTAGAAACAGAATATTTTCACGCACCGAGGCGGCAGGTCTCCATTTTTATGTCGCCGGCCAATGTGCATGTTAACCGTAACCCGATCAGCGGTGAAGTGAAATATGTCAGGCATCATCCCGGAAAGTTCCTCGTAGCCTGGCATCCTAAATCATCCACGGAAAATGAAAGGACCACAGTGGTAATCGCCAATGACAAGACTGAATTGCTGATGCGGCAGATTGCCGGTATTCTTGCGAGGAGAATAGTGAACTACCTGCAGCCGCATCAAAAGGTTGCGCAGGGTGAAGCATTCGGATTCATCAAATTCGGTTCAAGGGTTGACCTTTTCCTTCCGCTGCATGCAAAAATTGCAGTGCAACTGAATCAGGATGTGCGGGGTGGCGAAACGGTGATTGCTTCCATCGACTGA
- a CDS encoding molybdopterin molybdotransferase MoeA produces MITVAEADTIVLAQVRDFGTERIAFTGALGRVLAEDIIADRDFPPYDRVTMDGIAVRYAAWKAGVRSFRMAGTQAAGDIPLTIQSEDECIEIMTGAALGATVDTVIRYEDLTMKDGLATLLTEQVMAAQNIHFKGKDKRQGEVVCSRDQRISPAIINMAAATGKNELLVKKLPRVVVISSGDELVEVTETPAPFQVRRSNNYAVQAVLKQFGLDAAMLHIRDDAAVSKETISECLSEYDVIIISGAISAGKFDYVPKALEELSVKKLFHKVKQRPGAPFWFGKHDNGLLVFALPGNPVSTFMCLHRYFLPWLMASWNVEHENHYAMLAEDFVFTPQLQYFLQVKLRVNEQGQWLADPTMGNGSGDFANLVGRNAFMELPLERNNFTKGEVYRVWRY; encoded by the coding sequence ATGATCACTGTAGCGGAAGCCGATACAATTGTACTCGCGCAAGTAAGAGATTTCGGTACGGAACGAATCGCTTTCACCGGGGCATTGGGCCGTGTATTGGCGGAAGACATTATCGCAGACCGTGACTTTCCGCCGTATGACAGGGTTACGATGGATGGCATTGCCGTACGGTATGCCGCTTGGAAAGCCGGTGTCCGCAGTTTCAGGATGGCAGGCACACAGGCAGCAGGTGATATACCCCTGACTATTCAATCGGAAGATGAATGTATAGAGATTATGACCGGCGCAGCGCTTGGTGCAACGGTTGACACTGTCATCCGCTATGAAGATCTTACGATGAAAGATGGCTTGGCTACGCTGCTCACGGAGCAGGTGATGGCTGCACAGAATATTCACTTCAAAGGCAAAGACAAGCGACAGGGCGAAGTGGTATGCAGTCGTGATCAACGGATCTCGCCGGCCATCATCAATATGGCTGCTGCTACCGGAAAAAATGAATTATTGGTGAAGAAGTTGCCACGCGTGGTGGTTATCTCTTCCGGCGATGAGCTTGTGGAAGTAACGGAAACGCCGGCGCCATTCCAGGTAAGGCGTTCCAATAATTATGCGGTGCAGGCCGTGCTGAAGCAGTTCGGACTGGATGCTGCGATGCTGCATATCCGTGATGACGCGGCTGTCTCGAAGGAAACCATCAGCGAGTGCCTCAGCGAGTATGATGTGATCATCATCAGCGGCGCCATTTCCGCAGGTAAATTTGATTATGTGCCGAAAGCACTTGAAGAGCTTTCGGTAAAAAAACTTTTCCATAAAGTGAAGCAAAGGCCCGGCGCACCTTTCTGGTTTGGCAAACATGACAACGGACTGCTTGTGTTTGCCCTGCCGGGAAATCCGGTCAGCACGTTTATGTGCCTGCACCGTTACTTTCTTCCCTGGCTGATGGCTTCATGGAATGTAGAACACGAAAATCATTATGCCATGCTCGCAGAAGATTTTGTTTTCACGCCGCAGCTGCAATATTTCCTGCAGGTGAAACTTAGGGTGAATGAGCAGGGACAATGGCTGGCAGATCCCACGATGGGAAACGGTTCGGGCGATTTTGCCAATCTCGTGGGCCGGAATGCTTTTATGGAACTTCCGCTCGAACGGAATAACTTTACGAAAGGTGAAGTGTACCGAGTATGGAGATATTGA